The genomic segment cAGAAATCTGTCTGTCCCAGATTTAAAATGGATTCAGGGATGGAgcaccacaaccctctggggtagaaaatcccaaagattcaccaccctctgagtgaagaaatttccccgcATCTCAGTCCCTTATCCTGAGCCCCCGTGTTCGAGATTCCCCGACCAGCGGGACTCAATCCCTCAGTGGCTACGCGGTCAAGCCCCTCGAAaatggggcttgatagggtagacacatgggtggcacagtggttagcactgctgcctcacagcgccagggacccgggttcaattcccggattggatCACTGCCtatcagagtctgcacattctcccccgcgtctgcgtgggtttcctccgggtgctccggtttcctcccacagtccgaaagatgtgcaggttcggtggattggccatgctaaattgccccttagtgtccaaagatgtgcaggttagtgggattggccatgctaaattgccccttagtgtcagggggtagggtaaatgcatggggttatggggatagggcctgggtgggaatgtggtcggtgcagactcgatgggccgaatggcctccttctacacctttgaattctatgattctatccaattGAGTGAACttccaccgtgccacctccaGTGCAAATATATTCTTCCTCAACATCCTCATCTTCGTACTCTGATCCCTTTCCAATGAaagccatttgccttcctcacccGGAATGGCCTCCCAATAAAAACGGACCCTCGGTTGACTGAGGGCCACCTTTGCGGACGTCCTGAGGTTACGCTAGGAGCGATTATAAATACCAGAACTTTCTTCCTCACCCAGGAGCAAGACTTCATCCAGAGACAACAACAGGAGCTCAACGAGGGTCTTCAGAAGATCGTTCAGGAGCGGAAGACTAAGATATCCTCCACGGATTCGGAACGGCTGACAAAGGGGCACCAGCTGAAGAGAGGTGAGAACTTCCTATGatcatggaatcatggaatcccaacagtgcagaaagagaccattcggcccatcgagtcagtaccgaccacaatcccacccagaccctatccctgtcaccccatgcatttatcctagctagacccctgacacaagggggcaatttaccatggccaatccacctaacccgcacatctttggacaccgaggggcaatttaccatggccaatccacctaacccgcacatctttggacaccgaggggcaatttagcatggccaatctacctaatcttaatggttaaaaagaagggcgtcatggacaagttgggcgcagggtctgtttccgtgctgGAAACCTCTGACTCTGTGTCCTGGGAGCTTTTCCCAGGCCTCTGCGATGCGACAAGTTGACATGTTTGGCTGTCTGGTTGGTCTGTGTCATGTCTCCTCCTCTGTGTCTCCTCATTAGACCGGGAATCGGCGGTCTGGGATGTGGAGCAGCGACACCTACAGGAGAAATATCACCTGTTCAAGCAGcaggtgaaggaacagtgctccctgCAGAGACAGCTACTACTGAGGAGGCATGAGAAGGTGCGTGTGCCTGAGCTTTACACTGAACTGAGAGTGTGTCACACACGGTGCATGTGTGTCCCAGACAGTGGGCTTGTGTCTGAGACGGTGCATGTGTGTCCCAGACGGTGTGCTTGTGTCTGAGACGGTGCATTTGTGTCTGAGATGGTGCATGTGTGTCTGAGacagtgcatgtgtgtttgtgtgtgtatctgcataTGTTCcggtctctccatgtctgtgagaGCGTGAGTGCgtctgcatgtgtgtgcgagtgtgtgtgcgagtgtgtgtgcgagtgtgtgtgcgagtgtgtgtgcgagtgtgtgtgcgagtgtgtgtgcgagtgtgtgtgcgagtgtgtgtgcgagtgtgtgtgcgagtgtgtgtgcgagtgtgtgtgcgagtgtgtgtgcgagtgtgtgtgcgagtgtgtgtgcgagtgtgtgtgcgagttgaTAGAACGTCCCTTTAAGAGACCCTTTACTTATTCTGTTCAATTGGTTTAATTTGTTTTCTTGTATTcacccgtgggacatgggcgtcgctggctgggccagcatttattgcccatccctagttgcccttggagggcagttgagagtcaaccacattgctgtggctctggagtcacatgtaggccagactgggtaaggacggcagatttccttccctaaaggacattagtgaaccagatgggtttttccgacaatcgacaacggtttcatggtcatcagtagattcttaattccaatttattttttattgaattcaaattccaccatctgccgtgtcgggattcgaacccgggtccccagaacattagctgagtttctggacaatCTCGTGATAATACCCCGAGGCCATAGCCTTCCCTATCAATGGGGACAGCTGGGACACTGAAGAGGGAATTGGGAaagtctatgggtgggattttacggcctcactcgtcccgaaaccgtaaaatcttgcccaagatcaacgaacctttccattgccctcccctcacccgctccgattcccacgaCTGGtgggcccagagggtggtgaatgtgtggaattcactcccacagaaagtagttgaggccaaaacgttgtgtgatttcaggaaggaattagatttcgctctgggactgaagggatcgagggatatggggggaaggggggtatcaggatattgaatttgatgatcagccgtgatcaaaatgaatggtggagcaggctcgaagggctgaatggcctcctcctgattctagtttctatgtttctataaaagccCCAGATTGTTCCCgagggcaggcgatggcctagagGTGTTATCAcaagacgattaatccagaaactcagctaatgttctggggccccgggttcgaatcccgtcacggcagatggtggaatttgaattcaataaaaaatatctggaattaagaatctactgatgacccattgtcggaaaaatccatctggttccctttagggaaggaaatctgccgtccttacccggtctggcctacatgtgactccagagccacagcaatgtggttgactctcaactaccctccaaggggcaactagggatgggcaataaatgctgggcccagccagcgacgcccatgtcccacaaatggactaaaaaaaaaatcttctcctGACTGTCCTACCATCGGATTCCCTCGGATTAAAGAGCTTCCTTTCCCCTCGCAGGAGACGGAGAGGATGACCCACCACCACGGCAGCCTCCTCGAGGACCTGCGGGGCCAGCAGGCGCAGGAGAGGGGCCGAATGCCCAAGGCGCAGCGCGCTGACAGCAAGGCCCGCCTCAACATCTTCAAGCAAAGCCTGAAGATCAGGGCCGTCGGCTCCCTGGAGCAGAGGGAGCTCATCAAACAGGTCAGCTATCCCTTTGTGACGGTcagtgtgggtggcacagtgggttagcactgctgcctcacagcgccagggacccgggttcgattcccggcttgggtcactgtctgtgtggagtctgcacgttctccccgtgtctgcgtgggtttccaccgggtgctccggtttcctcccacgctccgaaagacgtgttggttaggtgctaaattctccctcagtgcaacccgAACAggggtgtgacaactaggggattttcacagtaacttcattgcagtgttaatgtgtaaacctacttgtgacactaataaataaactttactttaactttacaataCCACTGTGCGAAATACACCACTGATACATTTCCCAACTTTtaatgtaagtttatttattaacactgcaatgaagttactgtgaaaaccccctagtcgccacactccggcacctgttcgggttacactgagggaaaacttcctaaccagcacatctttcggactgtgggaggaaagcggagcatccggaggaaacccatgcagacacggggagaatgtgcagactccgcacagacagtgacccaagccgggaatcgaacccgggtccctggcgctgtgaggcagcagtgctaaccactgtgccactgtgtcaccctatgAATAGTCTTCCCTCATGAATAGTTAGCAGCCACGTACAGGAAGTCATTGGGAAGACAAAATGTTGCCCTGGGGATGGAGTATAGAGTCTTCGAGGTCTACaggacagaaaaaggcccttcagcccatcgtgtcaaagacaaaccacccaactattctaatcccattttccagcacttaaagttttaagtttatttattagtgtcaaaagtaggcttacattaacactgcaatgaagttactgtgaaaatcccctagtcgccacactcctgttcgggtgacactgagggagaatttagcaccctaaccagcacgtctttcggacggtggggggaaaccggagcgcccggaggaaacccacgcagacacggggagaatgtgcagagtttgcacagtcacccgagctgggaatcgaacccgggtccctggcgctgagaggcagcagtgctaacccactgtgccacccttggggTTAAGAGTGGAGTTAAGATCAGAATCAGATCCGCTATGATTGTATtcaatggcggagctggctcgcagagctgagaataaagaacagtacagcacaggaacaggccctttggccctccgagcctgcgccgatcacattgtcctatctagaccaaccgcctgtatccctctattccccacctgttcatgtctCTATCCCGACAAGTGTCTAAAATGTCAAttatgtatctgcctcaaccacctcactgggcagtgcattccaggcccccaccaccctctgtgtaaaaaacttcccccccgcacatctccactgaacctttccccccttatcctgaacttgtgcccccttgtaattgtcatttctgccctgggaaaaagcttccaactattcaccctatctatacccctcataattttataaacttctatcaggtcgcctccccagcctccgtctttccagggagaacaatcccagtttattcaatctctcctcatagctaataccctccataccaggcaacatcctggtaaaccttttctgtactccctccaaagcctccatatccttctggtagtgcagtgaccagaattggacacagtattccaaatgtggcctagccaaCTTTTTATGTTGTtatgtcaacatcctgggtgtttccattgaccagaaactgagctggacccagccacataaacacagtggctcccagagcaggtcagaggctgggaatcctgcggagagtaactcacctcctgactccccccaaagcctgtccaccatctacaaggcacaagtcaggagtgtgatggaatactccccacttgcctggatgggtgcggctccaacaacactcaagaagctcgacaccatccaggacaaagcagccccgcttgattggcaccccatccacaaacactcactccctccaccaccgacgctcagtagcagcagtgtggaccatctacaagatgcactgcagcaactcatccttagacagcaccttccaaacccacaacctctaccatctagaaggacaagggcagcagacacatggggaacaccaccacctgcaagttcccctccgagccactcaccatcctgacttggaaatatatcggccgttccttcgcagtcgctgggtcaaaatcctggaatgccctccctaacggcattgtgggtcaacccacagcacgtggactgcagcgattcaagatggcggctcaccaccaccttctcaaggggcaactagggatgggcaatgaatgctgggcccagccagcgacgcccgggacccacggatgaataaataataatttttttttgcctccctccccccccccccccccccccccccctgcagttTTTAGCCCAGGAGGAGGTCCGACAGAAGGAGGAACGACAACGGCAGCAGCTAAAGCACGAAGCCCACCTTAAGGAGTTGCAGAGGCAGTGTGACGGCAACATGGCGGAGTTACAGCAGCTTCAGGTAACTCTCCACCCGAGGCCGAGAGAGGGAACGCTCCCCTCGCCTCCCTCTCCAattctcccacaggaggaaacaccctctctgctgctcctcccccctccccgcccgcccccctcccccgtgtcAAATCCCTAAACGGGCACCCACGCCACCCGTCTGGCTCACCAACCCAGTGACAGCACCAGCTGCGAAAGATTCCTCTCCCCGAAGGATCACACTCCCCGCGGAGTTAACATTCACCTCCCTCCAGGGCTTGGGAGCTCCCGGGAATTTGGGAAACTCCGGGTGAGCGGGGAGGGAATCGCGGACGGAGGGTCCCACCTAATCCCGCACCCTCTCCAAAACTGGGGAACCGCGTGTCATGTGTAAACtcgcaaccgtgtgtcacatgtACACTGGGGTTTGTGTGTCAGGTATAACCTGGGGACCGTGTGTCACGTGTAAACTGGGGAACTGCGTGTCACATGTAAACTGGGGACCGTGTGTCACATGTAAACTGGGGAACCACGTGTCACATGTAACCTGGGGACCGTGTGTCACATGTAAACTGGGGAACCACGTGTCACATGTACACTGGGGTTTGTGTGTCAGGTATAACCTGGGGACCGTGTGTCACATGTAAACTGGGGAACCACGTGTCACATGTAACCTGGGGACCGTGTGTCACATGTAAACTGGGGAACCACGTGTCACATGTACACTGGGGTTTGTGTGTCAGGTATAACCTGGGGACCGTGTGTCACATGTAAACTGGGGAACCGCGTGTCACATGTAACCTGGGGACCGTGTGTCACATGTAAACTGGGGAACCACGTGTCACATGTACACTGGGGTTTGTGTGTCAGGTATAACCTGGGGACCGTGTGTCACATGTAAACTGGGGAACCACGTGTCACATGTAAACTGGGGAACCACGTGTCACATGTAAACTGGGGAACCGCGTGTCACATGTAAACTGGGGAACCGCGTGTCACATGTAACCTGGGGACCGTGTGTCACATGTAAACTGGGGAACCACGTGTCACATGTAAACTGGGGAACCGCGTGTCACATGTAACCTGGGGACCGTGTGTCACATGTA from the Mustelus asterias unplaced genomic scaffold, sMusAst1.hap1.1 HAP1_SCAFFOLD_1602, whole genome shotgun sequence genome contains:
- the LOC144488484 gene encoding serine/threonine-protein kinase 10-like is translated as NKKQHYDQEIETLERNYRQILQRLEQDYATRLRDEAKRLKARQAKEFAKQCQLLKDKKQEQDFIQRQQQELNEGLQKIVQERKTKISSTDSERLTKGHQLKRDRESAVWDVEQRHLQEKYHLFKQQVKEQCSLQRQLLLRRHEKETERMTHHHGSLLEDLRGQQAQERGRMPKAQRADSKARLNIFKQSLKIRAVGSLEQRELIKQFLAQEEVRQKEERQRQQLKHEAHLKELQRQCDGNMAELQQLQSEKLNLLVAGEKEKLKTLDEEHTMELKEWRNRLVSRKEILEEALSRDQPQPDIPFRRSSEPDASKSSLYRISRFFPLPSFPS